TTGAAGAAGTGCAGGCCGAGGAAGCGGCCGGGGTGCGCGAGGCCGGCGGCGAGCTCGGTGACGGACAGCGAGGAGGTGTTGGTGGCCAGCAGCGCGTCCGGCGCGACCACCTGCTCCAGCGCCTGGAAGAGCGCCCGCTTGACGGCGGCGTCCTCGACGACCGCCTCGACGACCAGGGCCGCTCCTGCCAGGTCGGAGAGGGCGGCGGCCGGATCGACGCGGGCGACCGCGGCCTCGGCCGCGGCGGGGTCGAGGCGGCCCTTGGCGGCCATCCGCTCGACGCGGTCCTGCACGATGCCGACGCCGTCGGCGGCGAGCGCTGCGTTGATGTCGTAGATCAGCACGCGGTGACCTGCGAGGAGGGCGACCTGGGCGATGCCCTGGCCCATGGTGCCGGCCCCGATGACCGCCACGGTCCGGGAGCGCTCGATTCCTGTCATGACCCGATCCTCCCGCACCGACTTATCCACAGGCCGGTCGGGCCCTCTTGTCCCGACCGATCGTTCGGTTACTCTAACTCCCGTCTGCTCTCCTTCGCCCGGCTCAACGAGGAGTTGGTCCCTGATGGCCGCCGAACTCACCGTCCCCCAGCTGTCCGCCACGCACCGGCCCACCCTGGACCAGGCCCTGTCGGCGATCCGCAGCCGCGCCTACTGGTCCCCGCACCCCGAGCACCCCAAGGCGTACGGCGAGACCGCGCCGGCCGACGGGCTCGCCGCCTTCGAGGCCCTGCGCGGCACCCGGTTCGACCTGGACCAGCCCGGCACGGACGGCTGGACGGGCGGCGAGGTGTCGCCGTACGGCCCGGAGCTCGGCGTCGCGTACCCGCACGCCGACCCCGAGGTGCTGCTGCCCGCCATGCGGGCCGGCATGGGCGCCTGGCGCGACGCCGGACCCGAGACGCGCGCCCTGGTCTGCATCGAGATCCTGTCGCGCATCTCCGCCCGCACCCACGAGTTCGCGCACGCCGTCATGCACACCAGCGGCCAGGCCTTCATGATGGCCTTCCAGGCCGGCGGCCCGCACGCCCAGGACCGCGGCCTGGAGGCGGTGGCCTACGCGTACGAGGAGCAGACCCGCGTGCCCGGCCGGGCCGACTGGTCCAAGCCGCAGGGCAAGAAGGACCCGCTGGAGCTCGGCAAGACCTTCACGGCCGTCCCGCGCGGCATCGCCCTGATGATCGGCTGCAACACCTTCCCCACCTGGAACGGCTACCCGGGGCTCTTCGCCTCCCTGGCCACCGGCAACCCGGTCCTGGTCAAGCCGCACCCGCGGGCCGTGCTCCCGCTCGCGCTGACCGTGCGGGTCGCGCGGGAGGTGCTCGCCGAGGCCGGCTTCGACCCCAACCTGGTGGCGCTGGCCGTGGAGCGCCCGGGCGAGGGCATCGCGAAGTCCCTGGCGGTGCGCCCCGAGATCAAGCTGATCGACTACACCGGCTCCACGGAGTTCGGCGACTGGCTGGAGGCCAACGCCCGACAGGCGCAGGTCTACACGGAGAAGGCCGGCGTCAACACCGTCGTCCTGGACTCCACCGACGACTACCGGGGGATGCTGTCCAACCTGGCGTTCTCGCTGTCCCTCTACAGCGGCCAGATGTGCACCACCCCGCAGAACCTGCTGATCCCGCGCGAGGGCATCGCCACGGACGCCGGCCACAAGTCGTACGACGAGGTCGTGGCCGACCTCGCGGCCTCGGTCGGCGGCCTGCTCGGCGACGACGCCCGGGCCAACGCGCTGCTGGGCGCCCTGGTCAACCCGGACGTCAAGAGCCGGCTGGAGGCCGCCGCCTCCCTCGGCGAGGTGGCCCTGGCCTCCCGCGAGGTGGTGAACCCGGAGTTCCCGGACGCGGTGGTGCGCACGCCGGTCGTGGTCAAGCTGGACGCGTCCAAGCCCGACCCGGACGCGGCCTACCTCTCGGAGTGCTTCGGCCCGGTCTCCTTCGCGGTGGCCGTGGACTCCACGGCGGACGGGCTGGAGCTGCTGCGCCGGACGGTCCGCGAGAAGGGCGCGATGACCGTCGGCGCGTACACGACGTCCGCGGACACCGAGCGGGCGATCGAAGAGGTCTGTCTGGAGGAGTCGGCGCAGCTCTCGCTGAACCTGACCGGCGGGGTGTTCGTCAACCAGACGGCGGCCTTCTCCGACTTCCACGGCTCCGGCGGCAACCCGGCGGCGAACGCGGCCCTGTGCGACGGGGCGTTCGTGGCCAACCGCTTCCGGGTGGTGGAGGTCCGCCGCCAGGCCTGAGCCGGAACACCGTGACGTCAGGCCTTGGGGCGGGCCGTCAGGCCTTCGGGCCGCCCCAGTGGAAGAGGGCCATGGCGACGCTCGTGGCCAGGTTGTAGCTGGAGACCTGCGGGCGCATCGGCAGCGAGACCAGGTGGTCGGCGCGCGCCCGCAGCTCGGGCGAGATGCCGTGGCGCTCGGAGCCGAAGGCCAGCAGGGCGTCGTCGGGGAGGGTGAGGGCGCGGATGTCCTCGCCCTCCGGGTCGAGGGCGTACAGCGGCCCCGGCGGCAGCTCCGCCAGCTCGACCCGGTCCACGGTGGTCGCGTAGTGGAGCCCGGCCCCGGCCCGGACCACGTGCGGGTGCCAGGGGTCGAGGTCGCCCCGGGTCACCACGCCGGTGGCGCCGAAGCCCGCGGCGAGGCGGACGACGGCTCCGACGTTGCCGAGGTTGCGGGGGTTGTCGAGGACGACCACCGGCGCGGGACGCGGCAGCCGGCCGAGCGCGGCCCGTCCGGCCTCCCGGTCGGGCCGCGCGGCGAGGGCGGCGACCCCGGTGGGGTGCACGCGCGGCAGCAGTTCCTTCAGCGGCGCCCGCCGCACCAGCCGGGCCACCTCCGCCCCGACGTCCGGGGCCAGCCCGTCGGCGAGGGCCCGTACCGCGTCGGGGTCGTCGGCGACGGCCAGGCGCACGTCCGCCCCGAAGCGCAGGGCGTGCTTCAGCGCGTGGAACCCGTCCAGCAGGACGAGATCGCCCTGCCCGGCCGCCTCCCGCCACTGCCGCACCGCCGCGTCCGGGCCCGGCGCCGCGTCCGGGCCCGCCGCCGCGGCCCGTCTCACCGGCGCGTCCGGGCCCGCCGTTCGCCGCTCCGCCGCGGGCCGCTCCTCCGTCGGCCGCCCGGGTCCCGGCCCGTGTCGGTGCCCCTGCTCGCGCGCCTGCTGCCCCTGCTCGTCCATGCCCCGACCCTACGGCCGCCCGGACCCTCGGCCGCCCCGCGTCGGGGCCGCCCGAGGTCAGCCGGGGTCACCGGGGGACGGGGCTGGGGCGCGGCTCCGGTTCGCCCTGGGCCGGCAGCGGTGCGGCCGGCCCGTCCGCCGGCGGCCCCGCCCGCCGCCGTCCGGGCCGGAGCGCGGTGAAGCGGCCCCCGAGCCACAGCAGGAAGGCGGTCGGGAGGAAGACGGCATCGGCGGTGATCATCGCCATCGAGAAGAACGGCAGGCCCAGCAGGACCGCGATCCCGGCGTGCTCCAGCATCATCACGGCCAGCAGCACGTTCTTGAGCCGCCGGTTGAACAGCGTGAAGGGGAACGCGACCTGCACCGCGACCGTCCCGTACGACAGCAGCATCACCAGCGTTCCGCTGCTCGCCAGCAGCGCCGACAGCCCGGGCCACGGGGTGAAGTAGTCCAGCCCCAGCGGGTAGTAGAGGGCCGTCCCGTCCTGCCAGCGCGAACCCTGGATCTTGTACCAGCCGGCCGTCGCGTAGATCAGGCACACCTCGCCCATGATCACCAGCATCCCGGCGTTGTGCAGCAGGTTCGCCAGGACGTCGAGCGCCGCCCGCCCCTCCCCGCGCGGTTCGTAACGGTCGGCCATCCACCACAGCGCGGCGACCACCCACAGCGCCGCGAAGGCCGCGAGCCAGCCCGTGGTGAAGCGCCCCGTCGCCGCGCCGTACGCGAAGACCGCCCCCAGCACGCCCCACAGCACCGGCCCGGCCGCGCCGGCGGTCGCCGCGCCGCGCCGGCGGGCCCGGCGCGCGTCCAGCGACCACACCTGCGCGCACCGGGTCACGACCAGGTACATCGCCATCAGGTGGATGACGTTGTCCCCGCCGTCCCCCATGAAGACGCTGCGGTTCTGCAGCGACAGCACGCCGATCATGAAGACCACCGAGGTGGCCCGGGTGCGCCAGCCCAGCAGCAGGCCCACGCTCGCCAGTGCCGAGAGCGCGTAGACGGCCTCGAACCACAGGTGCGCGTCCGACCACATCAGCACGGTGAAGGCCCGGTTCGAGGCGATCAGCCGCTCGGCCAGGCCGAAGCTCCACGGACCGTCCGGCCCGTACAGCTCGGCCCGGTGAGGGAACTCCCGGATCAGGAAGAAGAGCCAGGTGCCGGCGAAGCCGATGCGGATCACGGCGCTCTGGTACGGCCCCAGGGCCCGCCCGGAGACCTCCGCCAGCGCCCGCCCCGCCGAGGCCCTCAGCCTCCTCACGCCGTCCACCACGACAGCTCCCGGTAGTACGTCCGGGTGTCGGTCTTCTCGTCGCTCCACGGCGGCGCGGCCACCGCCGTGGTCGCCGAGCGCAGCTGGATCCGCAGGATGTGGCCGCCCCGGTGCTCGGGGCGGATGCGGTCCAGCGCGATCCGCCGCAGGTACTCCTCGGACAGCTCGCCCCGCTCGCCGTCGGGCTTGTCGTCCTCGCCGTGCGAGCCCGTGAAGAAGTCCCAGGCCCGCCGCAGCTCGTTCTGCTCGGTGTGGCTCGGGAGCAGGCTGTGCCGGATGGCCGCGCCGTCCTCGGCGGACAGGTCGCGCCAGCCGGTGGTGACCAGCTCGCCGCCCGCGGTCCGCACCTGCGCCCGCGCCTCGACCGCGATGTTCTGCTGGAGCGGGTTGGGGGCGAAGAGCTTCCAGTTCTGTTCGAACTCGGGATAGATCCAGCCGTCGATCGTCCGCGCGTGCTGCCGGCTCACCGTGTTGGCGGGGGCGACGTGCAGGAAGACGAAGGCCAGGTGGGAGCAGGCCGCCACGGCCAGTGCGCCCAGGGCCAGGGCCGCGACGACCCGGTACGGGGTGCCGAGACCGGCGATCCCGGCCCGCCTCGGCGGCGCCGGAGCGGCGTCCTCGGCGGCCGCCTGCTCGTTCGAATCCATCCCGCCCCGATCATCCGGTGTCCACAGGGTTGACCACAGAGGTTGACACCCTACGGGCCGCAGACCCACCATTGAAGACGATGAACCGAACGATCGGTCGGTCGGGCGGACGGCAGATTCAGGCAGGGGGCCGGGATGGTGGCAGTGACCCCGGAGACGGGACAGGACAGGGCCCTCGGGCAACTGGCCGCGGCGTTCGACGCGGCCGTGGCGGCGGACGAGCGCGTCGAGCCGCGCGACTGGATGCCCGAGGCGTACCGCGCTTCCCTCGTCCGCCAGATGGCGCAGCACGCCCACTCCGAGATCATCGGCATGCAGCCCGAGGCCAACTGGATCACCCGCGCGCCCTCGCTGCGCCGCAAGGCGATCCTGATGGCCAAGGTGCAGGACGAGGCCGGGCACGGCCTCTACCTGTACAGCGCGGCCGAGACCCTCGGCACCAGCCGTGACGAGCTGCTCGACAAGCTCCACGCGGGCAGGCAGAAGTACTCCTCGATCTTCAACTACCCGACGCTGACCTGGGCCGACGTCGGTGCGATCGGCTGGCTCGTGGACGGCGCGGCGATCACCAACCAGGTGCCGATCTGCCGCTGCTCGTACGGCCCCTACGCCCGGGCGATGGTCCGGATCTGCAAGGAGGAGTCCTTCCACCAGCGCCAGGGGTACGAGCTGCTCCTCGCCCTCTCGAAGGGCACCGAGCAGCAGCACGCGATGGCGCAGGACGCGGTGGACCGCTGGTGGTGGCCCTCCCTGATGATGTTCGGCCCGCCCGACGACGAGTCGGCCCACTCGGCGCAGTCGATGGCCTGGCGGATCAAGCGGCACACCAATGACGAGCTGCGCCAGCGCTTCGTGGACATCGCCGTGCCGCAGGCCGCCTCGCTCGGCCTGACCCTGCCCGACCCGGACCTGAAGTGGAACGAGGAGCGCGGGCACCACGATTTCGGCGCCATCGACTGGGCCGAGTTCTGGGACGTGCTCAAGGGCAACGGCCCGTGCAACGAGGAGCGGATCGGCCAGCGGCGCCGGGCCCACGAGGAAGGCGCCTGGGTGCGCGACGCGGCCTCGGCGCACGCGGAGAAGACCGCGCGCCGGAGCGCGGCGCGGAAGACCGGACAGAGCGAGGAGGCACGGGCATGACGCAGAACTGGCCGCTGTGGGAGGTGTTCGTGCGTTCGCGGCGCGGCCTCTCGCACACGCACGCGGGAAGCCTGCACGCCCCGGACGCGGAGATGGCCCTGCGCAACGCCCGCGACCTCTACACGCGGCGCGGCGAGGGCATCTCGATCTGGGTGGTGCCCTCCACCGAGATCACCGCGTCCTCGCCGGACGAGCGGGACCCGTTCTTCGCGCCGTCGGCCGACAAGCCGTACCGGCACCCC
Above is a window of Streptomyces subrutilus DNA encoding:
- a CDS encoding TrmH family RNA methyltransferase, which gives rise to MDEQGQQAREQGHRHGPGPGRPTEERPAAERRTAGPDAPVRRAAAAGPDAAPGPDAAVRQWREAAGQGDLVLLDGFHALKHALRFGADVRLAVADDPDAVRALADGLAPDVGAEVARLVRRAPLKELLPRVHPTGVAALAARPDREAGRAALGRLPRPAPVVVLDNPRNLGNVGAVVRLAAGFGATGVVTRGDLDPWHPHVVRAGAGLHYATTVDRVELAELPPGPLYALDPEGEDIRALTLPDDALLAFGSERHGISPELRARADHLVSLPMRPQVSSYNLATSVAMALFHWGGPKA
- the paaA gene encoding 1,2-phenylacetyl-CoA epoxidase subunit PaaA, with the protein product MVAVTPETGQDRALGQLAAAFDAAVAADERVEPRDWMPEAYRASLVRQMAQHAHSEIIGMQPEANWITRAPSLRRKAILMAKVQDEAGHGLYLYSAAETLGTSRDELLDKLHAGRQKYSSIFNYPTLTWADVGAIGWLVDGAAITNQVPICRCSYGPYARAMVRICKEESFHQRQGYELLLALSKGTEQQHAMAQDAVDRWWWPSLMMFGPPDDESAHSAQSMAWRIKRHTNDELRQRFVDIAVPQAASLGLTLPDPDLKWNEERGHHDFGAIDWAEFWDVLKGNGPCNEERIGQRRRAHEEGAWVRDAASAHAEKTARRSAARKTGQSEEARA
- the paaN gene encoding phenylacetic acid degradation protein PaaN, which codes for MAAELTVPQLSATHRPTLDQALSAIRSRAYWSPHPEHPKAYGETAPADGLAAFEALRGTRFDLDQPGTDGWTGGEVSPYGPELGVAYPHADPEVLLPAMRAGMGAWRDAGPETRALVCIEILSRISARTHEFAHAVMHTSGQAFMMAFQAGGPHAQDRGLEAVAYAYEEQTRVPGRADWSKPQGKKDPLELGKTFTAVPRGIALMIGCNTFPTWNGYPGLFASLATGNPVLVKPHPRAVLPLALTVRVAREVLAEAGFDPNLVALAVERPGEGIAKSLAVRPEIKLIDYTGSTEFGDWLEANARQAQVYTEKAGVNTVVLDSTDDYRGMLSNLAFSLSLYSGQMCTTPQNLLIPREGIATDAGHKSYDEVVADLAASVGGLLGDDARANALLGALVNPDVKSRLEAAASLGEVALASREVVNPEFPDAVVRTPVVVKLDASKPDPDAAYLSECFGPVSFAVAVDSTADGLELLRRTVREKGAMTVGAYTTSADTERAIEEVCLEESAQLSLNLTGGVFVNQTAAFSDFHGSGGNPAANAALCDGAFVANRFRVVEVRRQA
- a CDS encoding DUF5819 family protein, translated to MDSNEQAAAEDAAPAPPRRAGIAGLGTPYRVVAALALGALAVAACSHLAFVFLHVAPANTVSRQHARTIDGWIYPEFEQNWKLFAPNPLQQNIAVEARAQVRTAGGELVTTGWRDLSAEDGAAIRHSLLPSHTEQNELRRAWDFFTGSHGEDDKPDGERGELSEEYLRRIALDRIRPEHRGGHILRIQLRSATTAVAAPPWSDEKTDTRTYYRELSWWTA
- a CDS encoding HTTM domain-containing protein; this translates as MRRLRASAGRALAEVSGRALGPYQSAVIRIGFAGTWLFFLIREFPHRAELYGPDGPWSFGLAERLIASNRAFTVLMWSDAHLWFEAVYALSALASVGLLLGWRTRATSVVFMIGVLSLQNRSVFMGDGGDNVIHLMAMYLVVTRCAQVWSLDARRARRRGAATAGAAGPVLWGVLGAVFAYGAATGRFTTGWLAAFAALWVVAALWWMADRYEPRGEGRAALDVLANLLHNAGMLVIMGEVCLIYATAGWYKIQGSRWQDGTALYYPLGLDYFTPWPGLSALLASSGTLVMLLSYGTVAVQVAFPFTLFNRRLKNVLLAVMMLEHAGIAVLLGLPFFSMAMITADAVFLPTAFLLWLGGRFTALRPGRRRAGPPADGPAAPLPAQGEPEPRPSPVPR
- the paaB gene encoding 1,2-phenylacetyl-CoA epoxidase subunit PaaB, which encodes MTQNWPLWEVFVRSRRGLSHTHAGSLHAPDAEMALRNARDLYTRRGEGISIWVVPSTEITASSPDERDPFFAPSADKPYRHPTFYDIPEGVSHL